The genomic stretch AAAGAACCGAAACCAGAACAGAAAAAATTACTTGTTTGTTTTGTAAGTCATATCAAATGAAATAACATCTTCAAAATACTCATACGCAGCCATACTTCTTACATTAGCCCAAAATGCATTTTTGATAGAGTGATCAACTTCAAGATTAAGCtcataaaagaaattttgattctTCCCTTTCGTTCTTAATAAGTACTTCTCAAATTCTTTGGCATCATCTTGTTCAGAAACATTTCGAATTCCCTTGTAATGTAATTCTtcacatctttttcaataaaatttagtTTACGGTGACCACCCATTGCTGCTACAAATGACTAATATGTTTTATTCGGTCTAATTCCGGCTTCCTCATTATTTTCAATGGTACGACGCACAAACATGCTTAGCTCCTTGTGTTGAAGATATCTTCAATGGTGAGGGATTTGTCTTCAGAGTTGGAGATATCTTGAATTTCCATTTTTCTTCTCTACTACAtgtaattaattgatttttaatttcatGTCCCTTTTAAATGGTATTTCTTATTTTCGTAGAAATATCAGCAAATTTGgaataatttttgaaaggtatttacaaatttgatttattaatattaataaatggTTACTAACCATTTAGTACCATTTGGCTAAAGGGACACAACCTTTTAATAATTGTGTATGTTTAAAATATTACATTTATTGGTAATAAAAAAGACAACCATTTGTGTAcataacaaattataattattacgtgcaatatgtataaataagCCCTTATCCACTATTTCAAACAAACAAGTACTAGTGTACATTTTACTTAACtattaagatttttatttttttttatttatttattttttttgttcaagAGAGTTGAGAATTCTTACTATTGCTAATTAAGAAATTTTTAGGTTTCATATCCTAGGAGAGTACTGTCATCAACCCTATAGCAACTAAGTGTAGGGACAAATATCTCTCTAAAAAAAATGATCTAATTGTGTCTTGAAACCATCTTCATATACCCAACAATTTTAGAGAGATATTTCTTGAAGATGGCACAAAATCAAAACACCACATTCAAGGTCATGAATCAAAAATTTTGTCAAGTTGGATCGCTTTGATGGAACGAACTTCAACCGTTGGAATGATAAGATGATGTTTCTTCTTTCGGTTCTTAATCTTGCATATATAATTGACCCAAAAACTACACCAATTGCCGGTGCGCTGAAGATTCTACACcataagagaaagaaaagattgTTCAATTAAACCGATGTGGGTATAGTGGGAAATGAGCCAGCTCAGCTACAGCATGGCAAAACAACGCCACATAAGTACTCCAGTGATGACTCATCACCAGAAATATGCCCAGGAATCACTATGAGTACTCGAAGTTCTATCTGAAAGACTACAATGAGGAAATCGGGATCTTGAAAACTACATTAAATAATCACGCGAATCTCAGGGACTATTATGGGGATTTACTCCCCACTGGTCAAATGGAAGATAGTGCAAGCTCCTAGAAAATGTGAGGGTTTTGGTGTTAAGTTACCCCAAAAATGACCATACATAATACGAGATTTCCATTGTTCTCAAACAAGAACGGTAGTGGGAAGTAGCCTAGCCTTGCCTTGCTAACGGTTTTAAACCTTTATACCACACCTGGGCACAGCTCTTAAGAAATGTTGCACTGCTATACAAGTAATGATGAAAGTTTTCAAAGGAGGAATGTTCACCATGGAAGCAAGTGGTATAACTAGAAATCCCATTACAGAGAATTACATCCACATCTCTCTTATTCTGTTATGGTTTATGACATGATTCTAACTCCACGTGACAACAATGAAATGAGTATATATGATATATGGTAAGATACTTCTAGTTCTAGCAATATTTGTACACTATACTGAAAGAGATacattgaagaagaaaaaaaatcgaTATCATCAAACCGTGGTTTGAGccattataaatatataaaagagcTCCCAAAAAATCATCAGAGTTCAGaatcttcatatttttcataGCTCTGGTACTCAGATTCATATGTGTTAGATTGTTCGCTGGGAGATGATTCATAAACACTTGAACTTTCAGAGCTGTCATCATAAGCGGGAGTTTCCTTGAAGAATGAATCGGCTTTTCCAGATTTTTCAGAAACTTCAAGTTCTCCCGTTTGAACAAAATTCAACAAGAACTGCACTCCATTGATCACATCATATACCATGAGTCCTATTCTACCACCAATCCAACTCCCCAAGTGACTTCCAACAAGATAGCCGAATCTACCAAGCCTTTCCTCGCCAAGGAACCCTCCCCCATATGCACCAAACAATGTACCAGTGCCCCTAAGGAAACCCTCCGTGACTGTACCACCATAGTACACGGCTTCAAAGAAGTCCCATCCAGAAGAGATGACAGGGCCTATAATGCGTTTGGCTTTACGAGAGGCCAGTTTTGCTGCCTTCTTACCCTCTTTTTGTGCATGTTTTGCAGAGTCTGCCGGTGACATCCCCTGAGACACCGCATCAGCAAGGGAAGACTCGATTGCAAGTTGCCTTGCTCTTTCAACATGAGCAGATCTAAGATTGTAAAAATAGAGCTTCACGCCTTCCTTAACAGCACATGCTAAAGTTCCGGAGCCCATGTCAAAGCAATTTAAGATTGTGAACTTCCCACTTTGGGATGACCCCTCCTCACCAACAAGCTGCCTGCATTTTTCAGCTGAAAGAAACACACTTGTATGAGCATAAGAAGATAGTGTATGCCAGATACCACGCCTCTATAAACAGAGAGGGAACTAACTAATTAGAGATACTCAATCAAAAATAAATGACAATGCAAGACtatcaaagaaaaaattttggaGGATGAAAATAAGAATGACCAATTTTTTGGGACTAAAAacatttttgaattaaaaaaaatataacctTAAGCTTTTAGAAGAACCAGATATTTGGTCCAGTATTCGAAACAATGCTTAATTGACTCAGGTAGCTGGCATTTGTTTCCCATAATAAGATCAGATATTGAAGTCTTTCAAGTGGGCAAAAAAAGGcacaacaaaacaaaataaacaaaaaaaactcACTAACTAGCAGTCAAAATTGGAAAAGCTTTTACCCTCATGCAGATCAAGCCAGTTTCGAtaagaaagaaattaagaaagaCATAATTATAAGTTATAACTAACACTAGAAtctagaaataaaaaaatttcctCTCAATTGGATTTATCTTCTTTTGGGGACCATATAAGGAAGCCTAAGCTGCTCCTTCCTTGTTAATCCTATTAAAACTGGCACCATAGTCTCTAGTCTCTGCCCCCAATGGTGGATTTGAACCTAGGATCTCTAAGTCTCACCCTTATAGTGTGATTGTAATTAGTAACAAGCAAGAAGTGAACTcttctccttctatttttttccGGAACAAAATACAAGCATGGATTTCAATTCTCTTGAGAATTCCAATTCCCACATGTAGTGCAAACACAAATCTGGCAAAATGGGTCCAATTCGCAAACGAATTTAGATTTCTAAATTAGACATAAAAAGAAAACTAATTAAAGTCAGGGTTCAATGTGTAGAAGTTTGAATCTCAATCACCTACTATTATTCCCTTTCATGATTAGCATGAATTCAAGATTAATAAGAGTTGCTCTAAATAGTAAAAACTAAATCAGCAATGAGAACAACAGAAATCGAATTACAAAGTACCTGTTATGCTTAGAGCGATGATGCCAACGACGAAGACGAGTAACTGCACCCTCTTCTTCTGGATATCCATGGTTGATGGTGGaatcagaaaaataaaaataaaaaccctAAACTAACTAGAGAGTAACTAGTCTTCCTAATCTGAGAATTGAATACTTCAAAGAGAGGGAAGAATCTTCATTTCTCTTACGCGGGCGATGACATTGACCAATTAgaagtaggaaggattggaatATTCACAgccaaaaagagaaaaaactaACTTTATTGAAACAAGCAACGAATAACCGTGgccacttttttatttttatttttatttttatttttattttatttatttatttgtttgtttgtttgttttgtttgtcGGAGGAGTAAGAGCAACTCTAAACATTAAAACTTTTTATCCATTAAAATGTCACGAACTTATCCACGTTACATAATACATACTATACTTATACAAAACAATAAAACTTTTTAACCATTATTGAATGTAATTACTCACTAGACAAATGGATTATCTATCGGACCAAAGCCTCAACCACTCCATATTCCCATTTTAATCCCAGAAAAATAGAGGCAATAACGAGCTGGAGCTCTAAGATAAATAGATTCCAAAAATATTActataaaagaaattaattctctttaatttaatCTGTTCGATAAAAATAATTctcgaaattttataaaagataaaaatttattaaaacaTTCGATTTAGATTATTTCAGGATCAATTTAcatgttaaataaaaaaaatacaatgtCAAAGAAAAACATAGTCATGCAttacataaattaaattggaacCAATATTACCCATAAATCCTAAatgatttttgcttattttttatcctatttttattttatgtgaaTTATTGCAGTATGTAACTATTTAAGGTTCGTTACACCTTGCAAAAAAGATTTAGTAGGAGTTTATGGTCATGGTACTGAATCATTGTAGGTTTCAACAATTTGGTATTATGAAATTTTCCGAAGTGTAAATGGTCATAGCTACCATGATTTTTACGTGATCGTACTAAATCGGTACACCTGCTacgataaataaaaattatttaccaatttaataaaaaaaaaaaaattacgcAAATGAGTATGAACACTGCAGTTTTACGGAGGAGAAagttttgtttcttattttcgCAGCCTTTGCTAACTGAAAATGGAGTAATATATTTCTTTGCCATTTTTATACCTTTGTCTGTGAAAATGGAGTGATTTTATTTATGCTTTTCGCAgcctttattagtttatttggTGACATGCATCCATCTATAGTCTACAGCAGTGGCGGAACTTGAAACGAAATTTTGGGGGAGGCCAGACAGAAGATAATTGTCAAGATAATTTTGATATAGATCCCATTTAAGATAAGCTCGTCTAACATTTCTCTGATTTGGGTAATATTGCCAAATTTAAAGTCATTTTTCTAAAGAATTAAAATCAAACTCATCAGATGTAACTTTTTAAACTTTTGAGTGTTGTATCTTACTTTTTTCGtgattcattaaagtagaaaaaCTATCTACAGGTGTTGATATTATAAAAGTTATATGTTTTCTTTCTTGAATATTAGTCTTCTTCTTAAAAAATACATCATCaactttttgattttttatgactattttatatagaaatttgaatatatatccggtaaaatatgtaaaaaagaaattaaaaagacaaatattaaaatttataatatttattgaatttttttatcaatttatacaaatgcaataatatcaatactaattgaatattctaattatcatataaaaaattaaattaaataagcactaaaatataaaataatattaaattacataaataaaaaatacctaattttttatatttgaactcaaaCGTAGAGAGAGTGTTGCTTATTGAATAGAGAGCTGCGAAATGCAAATACAGTCAATTCAGTTCAAATCCAATATGTTTTGaatgtttaaaactaaaaattattgtacaataaaagcaagagatgaagattaaactttggtattttaagtcataataaaatatttgagccaactgaactattttttattttttgaaaaagtattactaatttttttaataaaagtttggGGGGCCATGGCCACCCCTTGTCTGAACTAAGCTCCACCACTGGTCTACAATTATATCTTAAAATTCAATCTTTGATGGCTGATGTGcttgctttcctttatttttgaatttttttattgttttttagctgattttttctttttttttattttatttacatatttttaatGCAAGTATTATTTGACAGTTGACATTTTGAATTGAATCcctcttatttatatttttttttctaaattcactgtattttttctctttaatatttaaaaaataatctgATATATTGTCAATGCATGTGGTGTTGAATGTATTTAATTTTGTGGTATATATAGAAGGTTTTGTAAAGTTATAAGATTTCTGTTATCACTCGTCATATGTGCAGGAACAGACATGGGGGCGCGAGTGGAGGCTCAACccccttttcttttcaaatttttttaaaaaaaattaatagtaataagttattatgtataatttaatttttaaaaaaatatttattatttaatttactataaataaaagttcagtttaatttaaatattaataatttttaatatttaaaaaataagtaacaatattaaaaaatctaaaaaaatattattattaatattttttaattaaataaaattttttaaatctcATAAAGTGAATTCCTTTTTTTTGTGACTGTCTCTTTTGATTCATTTGGTATTAATTCTCTCTATTTCAATTGCTACAACTAAGATTTTTTTAACTATgaatattatgaaaaataactcagaaacaaaataaaagatgaatttcttgctaattgtcttttaattgtattgaaaagaaaattgctgaaaaatttgacacaaattttattatctatgaattttatgatacgGAAAATCGACCACTtcgttaataaaaaatacacacatattttttatactttaaaatatattctctatcggtatatttttgtaatacatcttatattatataattttttttacataatttttaatattatatatgttattgaCCCCTCCATGATAACATTTCTGGATCCGTTCCTGCATATGCGTTAAATTTTTCAAACACCTAATTAAAATTAAGGTCTATAGTTATATCTTCTGCTCAATAGTATATAAACTATATCAACGGATATTGTTTcgtatcttttttttcttattaatgtATCCCAATACTCTCTGTTTTATTGGGTATTGTGTGATTGTGATAGAGAATTGTAACTCAAATAATTGGAAGAGGATACCGTTTTGTGATTGATGATTGGACCATGCTATCAGAGAACAATGGCAATATATGTAAGGTTGGCTGTAGTTGAAcatcaattgtgttggaaagagTATTTGGCAATATATGTTGAATGGAATGTAAATCTAAGCCGTATAGGAAGATAATGTACTGCTATTAAAGACATCTATAGGATCACGATTATGTAATGTAGGCTTAATGTCTTGATTAGAATCGAAAACATGAGAAATTTGATTATTCttatatggaaagaaattttcataaaaagttacattttttagaaataaaattttttttgttattaatatcTATCAAAAGATATCTTTTTGTTCGTGTTTTAAAGCTAAGAAAAATacattttctttctctttttccaaATTCTTTCTATTTACAACTAAAGTTGAAACAAAAGCAAGACATCCAAAAATTATGAAGTGTTGAACATTTGGcaatttattaaaaagaatctgataaggacttttattattaatagatGAACTAAGCACTCTATTGAGAATATGTAGAGCATGTGATGCAGCATatcttcaaaaaaaatttaggaaGATGAGCCTTAAAAATAAGTACTCTAACAATATTCAAAATATCTTAATATTTTTGTTCTACAACTTCATTTTGTTGAGGTGTCTCAACACATGAAGTCTGATAAAttttttcctgtttttcataAAAGGAACTCATGATGAATTCAGCTCCATTACTAGTtctgatattttttatttttgtttgaaattGGGTTTCAATTAGTTGCACAAATTGTTGGATGAAAAAAGAagtttcacttttatttttcataaaaaatagcCAAGTGAACATACTTTTTTCTTCtattattgttaaaaaatacTTATGGCCAGCAAAAGATGGAATAGAAATAGGTCCCCAAATATCCATGTGCACtaaatcaaataaattgatAGATTTTGTTTGACTCAAATGAAAAAGCAATCTTCTTTGTTTTGGATAATGACATGGTTCATAAGGTTCATCTTTTAATGGACATACAATAAAAGGATAACTCTTTTCATTTCTTGTAACCTACCAATTGAGATATGTCCTAACCTACAATGCCAAGTTTCATGATTTATAGTATCTGTGATAGCAGCAACACTAACTGAATTGTTGGTATTGACTAGTTCTCTATTCTTTGTTTCTAAGTTGACATAAGGTGCATCTGTATTGAAGAAAAGGTTGTCCTGTATCTCTATTCTAGCATGACCAATCATCTTCAAGAAAAGGTTGTCCTGTATTTTACAATGtgtattgttaaataaaaattgacAAGGTAAAAAATTAGTTACTTCAGACACAGATAtgagattaaaattaaaagaggGTACATATAACACATTTGTAAggaaaaaatcatgagataAAATTATAGTTTTA from Arachis stenosperma cultivar V10309 chromosome 9, arast.V10309.gnm1.PFL2, whole genome shotgun sequence encodes the following:
- the LOC130947288 gene encoding uncharacterized protein LOC130947288, giving the protein MDIQKKRVQLLVFVVGIIALSITAEKCRQLVGEEGSSQSGKFTILNCFDMGSGTLACAVKEGVKLYFYNLRSAHVERARQLAIESSLADAVSQGMSPADSAKHAQKEGKKAAKLASRKAKRIIGPVISSGWDFFEAVYYGGTVTEGFLRGTGTLFGAYGGGFLGEERLGRFGYLVGSHLGSWIGGRIGLMVYDVINGVQFLLNFVQTGELEVSEKSGKADSFFKETPAYDDSSESSSVYESSPSEQSNTYESEYQSYEKYEDSEL